From a single Solanum dulcamara chromosome 4, daSolDulc1.2, whole genome shotgun sequence genomic region:
- the LOC129886207 gene encoding mitochondrial Rho GTPase 1 encodes MAGGGSAAGKGDAPSVRIVVAGDAKTGKSSLILTAATDTFPPNVPPVLPPTRLPDDIYPDKVPVTIIDTSSSPENRGKLVEELKKADAVVLTYACDKPATLDRLSTFWLPELRRLEVRVPVVVVGCMLDKRDEQYPVSLEQVMSPIMQQFREIETCIECSAFRHIQIPEVFYYAQKAVLHPTAPLFDQEAQTLKPRCVRALKRIFILCDLDRDGALSDAELNDFQVKCFNAPLQPSEIVGVKRVVQEKLQEGVNEQGLTLTGFLFLHALFIEKGRLETTWTVLRKFGYNNEIRLSEDQLPPPIKSHPDQSVELTNDALDFLRRIFFTFDIDGDGALRSNELDDLFSTAPENPWSAAPYKDAAEKDALGGLSVDGFLSEWALMTLLDPIYSVENLIYIGYAGDPSSAIRVTRRRRFDRKKQQSDRNVYQCFVFGPKEAGKSAILNSYIGRPFPEEYQSTTNDQYAVNVVDLGGAKKSLVLREIPEDGVKKLLSSKDALADCDIAIFVHDSSCETSWKRAADLLVDVASHGEATGYEMPCLIVSAKDDLEPYLTEIQDSTRVSQDLGIEAPIPISTKLGDFSNLFRRIVNAAEHPHLSIPETEAGRSRKQYHRLVNRSLMFVSVGAAVAVVGLAAYRVYAARKNASS; translated from the exons ATGGCAGGAGGTGGTTCAGCTGCTGGAAAGGGTGATGCTCCAAGTGTTAGGATAGTGGTTGCAGGTGATGCTAAAACTGGAAAGTCTAGCTTGATCTTGACAGCCGCCACTGATACTTTTCCGCCCAATGTCCCTCCGGTGTTGCCGCCTACGAGGCTCCCTGATGATATCTATCCTGATAAAGTACCTGTAACTATTATTGATACGTCTTCTAG TCCTGAAAATAGAGGTAAACTTGTGGAAGAGCTGAAGAAAGCTGATGCAGTTGTATTAACTTACGCTTGTGATAAGCCTGCGACTCTTGATCGGCTGAGTACTTTCTGGCTCCCTGAACTCCGCAGATTGGAG GTTAGGGTTCCTGTTGTTGTTGTGGGTTGCATGCTAGATAAGAGGGATGAACAGTACCCTGTCAGTTTGGAGCAGGTGATGTCACCAATTATGCAGCAATTTCGAGAGATCGAAACATGTATTGAATGTTCAGCATTTAGACATATACAG ATTCCTGAGGTTTTCTACTATGCACAAAAAGCCGTGCTTCATCCAACTGCTCCACTATTTGATCAGGAGGCCCAAACTTTAAAGCCTCGATGTGTCAGGGCTTTGAAGCGAATATTTATTCTTTGTGATCTTGATAGAGATGGTGCCCTAAGTGATGCAGAGTTGAATGATTTTCAG GTCAAATGCTTCAATGCTCCACTACAGCCTTCTGAAATAGTTGGTGTTAAGAGAGTTGTGCAAGAAAAATTACAGGAAGGTGTCAATGAACAAGGTCTTACATTGACAGGTTTCCTCTTTCTTCATGCACTGTTTATTGAAAAAGGGCGTCTGGAGACAACCTGGACTGTCCTGCGAAAATTTGGTTACAACAACGAGATCAGGCTGAGTGAGGATCAGCTTCCTCCCCCCATCAAGAGTCATCCGGACCAG AGTGTGGAGCTGACCAATGATGCATTGGACTTCCTCAGAAGAATCTTCTTCACATTTGACATTGATGGT GATGGTGCTCTTCGATCCAATGAGCTTGATGACTTGTTTTCCACTGCTCCGGAGAA CCCCTGGAGCGCAGCTCCGTATAAGGATGCTGCAGAAAAGGATGCCTTGGGAGGACTCTCTGTTGATGGTTTTCTTTCAGAG TGGGCCTTGATGACACTTCTTGATCCCATTTATAGTGTGGAGAATCTTATATACATTGGCTATGCTGGTGATCCTTCATCTGCTATTCGTGTAACTCGAAGAAGACGTTTCGATCGCAAGAAGCAACAATCAGATAGAAATGTCTATCAGTGTTTTGTTTTTGGGCCAAAAGAGGCTGGAAAATCAGCCATTCTGAATTCGTATATTGGAAG GCCGTTCCCAGAAGAGTACCAATCAACTACTAATGATCAATATGCAGTAAATGTTGTTGATCTAGGG GGGGCTAAAAAATCTCTTGTGCTACGAGAGATACCAGAAGATGGAGTAAAGAAGCTTCTATCTAGCAAGGATGCTTTAGCAGATTGCGATATAGCAATTTTTGTCCATGACAG ttcttgtgaaacttcatggaaGAGAGCAGCAGATTTACTGGTGGATGTTGCTAGCCACGGAGAAGCCACTGGGTATGAGATGCCTTGTCTCATTGTATCAGCTAAGGATGATCTGGAGCCCTATTTGACTGAAATTCAAGATTCTACCAGG GTTAGCCAGGATTTAGGGATAGAAGCTCCTATACCCATCAGCACGAAGCTTGGGGATTTCAGTAATTTGTTCCGAAGGATAGTTAATGCAGCAGAACATCCACATTTGAGCATCCCTGAAACTGAAGCGGGAAGAAGCCGTAAGCAATATCATCGGCTCGTCAATCGATCTCTCATGTTTGTATCAG TTGGGGCTGCTGTAGCTGTTGTGGGACTGGCAGCTTACCGTGTTTATGCTGCGCGGAAGAATGCATCGAGCTGA